In Anaerobacillus isosaccharinicus, one genomic interval encodes:
- a CDS encoding carboxypeptidase M32 yields the protein MDTNIKEIEQSFINLVKKMSSYGEAISLMFWDLRTGAPKKGVEQRSETIGTLSSEVFNMSVSEEMGEYLQALSAPEVQGELSEITRKMVEVSKKEFDKNKKIPADEYKEFVILTSKAESAWEEAKEKADFANFAPYLEKIVAYLRKYVERIGYEKHPYNALLDDYEPGVTVDVLDRVFGELREKLVPLVKAVTEAPAQPKTDFLFTHFSKEKQKDFSLDILKQLQYDFEAGRLDTTVHPFAATINRNDVRITTKYDEKDFRTAIFGTIHECGHALYEQNISVELIGTPLCDGTSMGIHESQSLFCENFVGRTYSFWKKNYSLLKEYSAGQFDNVSLDEFYKAINVAGPSLIRIEADEMTYSLHIILRYEIEKALINGDIEVKDLPQIWNDKMEEYLGVRPTHDGEGVLQDVHWSGGALGYFPSYALGYIYASQLKNKMNEDIPNYDELLEAGNFTPIKEWLTENVHQYGKMKKPLEIIQDITGEGLNPRYLVEYLEKKYKAVYEL from the coding sequence ATGGACACTAATATTAAAGAGATTGAGCAATCATTTATAAACTTAGTCAAAAAGATGTCTAGCTACGGTGAAGCAATTTCCCTCATGTTTTGGGATTTACGTACAGGCGCACCGAAAAAAGGCGTTGAACAGCGTTCAGAAACGATTGGAACACTATCTTCAGAAGTGTTTAATATGAGTGTATCCGAAGAAATGGGTGAATATTTACAAGCATTATCAGCACCTGAAGTGCAAGGAGAGCTTTCTGAAATCACAAGAAAAATGGTCGAAGTAAGTAAAAAGGAATTTGACAAAAATAAAAAAATTCCTGCTGATGAATACAAGGAATTTGTTATTTTGACCTCTAAAGCAGAATCGGCATGGGAAGAAGCAAAAGAAAAAGCAGACTTTGCTAATTTTGCTCCATACTTAGAGAAAATCGTTGCTTACTTACGTAAGTACGTTGAACGAATTGGTTATGAAAAACATCCATATAATGCTTTATTAGATGATTATGAGCCCGGTGTTACTGTAGATGTCCTTGACCGTGTTTTTGGCGAGCTTCGCGAAAAACTCGTACCTCTTGTGAAGGCAGTAACTGAAGCTCCTGCACAACCTAAAACAGATTTTCTATTTACGCATTTTTCAAAGGAAAAGCAAAAGGACTTTTCATTGGATATCTTAAAGCAGCTGCAGTACGACTTCGAAGCAGGTCGTTTAGATACAACTGTTCATCCTTTTGCAGCAACTATTAACCGAAATGATGTTCGTATCACGACGAAATACGATGAAAAAGACTTTCGAACGGCTATTTTCGGGACAATTCATGAGTGTGGTCATGCTCTTTATGAGCAAAATATCTCAGTGGAGCTAATTGGTACTCCACTTTGTGATGGAACTTCGATGGGGATTCATGAATCGCAATCGCTATTTTGTGAAAATTTTGTTGGGCGTACCTATTCTTTTTGGAAAAAGAATTATAGTCTCTTAAAAGAATATTCTGCTGGCCAATTTGATAATGTGTCTTTAGATGAGTTTTATAAAGCGATTAATGTTGCCGGTCCTTCATTAATTCGCATTGAAGCCGATGAGATGACTTATTCACTTCATATTATTTTACGTTACGAGATCGAAAAAGCCTTAATCAATGGCGACATTGAAGTAAAAGACTTGCCGCAAATTTGGAATGACAAAATGGAAGAATATTTAGGTGTTCGACCTACACATGATGGTGAAGGAGTTCTTCAAGATGTTCACTGGTCTGGCGGGGCGCTTGGGTATTTCCCTTCATACGCATTAGGGTATATTTATGCGTCACAACTGAAAAATAAGATGAATGAAGATATCCCTAACTATGATGAGCTTTTAGAAGCTGGGAATTTTACACCAATTAAAGAATGGCTGACTGAAAACGTTCATCAATACGGGAAAATGAAAAAGCCGCTAGAAATTATCCAAGATATTACTGGAGAAGGCTTAAATCCGAGATATCTAGTTGAATATTTAGAGAAAAAGTACAAAGCTGTTTATGAGCTGTAA
- the phaC gene encoding class III poly(R)-hydroxyalkanoic acid synthase subunit PhaC produces the protein MIAEKELENMLDLLPEETKRSYQRFKRTMEVLTTEPEPEVGLTPKEVIWTKNKTKLYRYVSDKPTKYKTPLLMVYALINKPYILDLTKGNSMVEYLLNEGFDVYMLDWGTPCYEDRNMKLDDYILDYIPRAVKKVLRTSKANDVSVLGYCMGGTMTSIFASLCPELLIKNLIFMTSPFDFSDTGLYGCFLNDRYFDVDHVVDTLGNIPPEMIDFGNKLLKPMTNFTGPYTSLLERSDNPQFVESWKLMQKWLTDGIPFPGEAYRQWIREFYQQNKLINDELVIRGRKVDLGVIKANVLNISADRDHIAMPHQVKALMEKISSKDKEYVSLPTGHVSVTFGPKAVKITYPTVGNWLAKRSK, from the coding sequence ATGATCGCTGAAAAAGAACTAGAAAATATGCTCGATTTACTTCCAGAAGAAACGAAACGCTCGTATCAACGTTTCAAAAGAACAATGGAAGTATTAACTACTGAACCTGAACCAGAAGTTGGTTTAACACCTAAAGAAGTTATTTGGACAAAGAACAAAACAAAATTGTACCGCTATGTGTCAGATAAACCGACAAAATATAAAACGCCATTGTTAATGGTTTATGCATTAATAAATAAGCCATATATCTTAGACTTAACAAAAGGTAATAGTATGGTTGAATATCTTCTTAATGAAGGGTTCGACGTCTACATGCTAGACTGGGGTACTCCTTGCTATGAAGATCGGAACATGAAGCTCGATGATTATATTTTAGACTACATTCCTCGAGCGGTTAAGAAAGTTCTACGTACATCAAAAGCAAATGACGTTTCAGTGTTAGGTTATTGCATGGGTGGAACGATGACATCAATCTTTGCGTCGCTTTGTCCAGAACTGCTGATTAAAAATCTAATCTTTATGACAAGTCCTTTTGATTTTTCTGATACTGGTTTGTATGGGTGTTTCCTTAATGATCGTTACTTTGACGTTGATCATGTTGTAGATACATTAGGTAATATCCCGCCTGAAATGATAGATTTCGGTAACAAACTATTAAAGCCAATGACAAACTTTACTGGTCCATATACGAGTTTGCTTGAACGTTCAGATAATCCACAGTTTGTAGAAAGTTGGAAGTTAATGCAAAAATGGCTCACTGATGGCATTCCCTTCCCAGGTGAAGCTTACCGTCAATGGATCCGTGAGTTTTATCAACAAAATAAATTGATCAACGATGAACTTGTCATTCGTGGTCGAAAAGTTGATTTAGGCGTAATCAAAGCGAACGTATTAAATATTTCTGCTGATCGAGACCACATCGCAATGCCACACCAAGTAAAAGCGTTGATGGAGAAAATATCCAGTAAGGATAAGGAATATGTTTCACTACCAACAGGTCACGTGTCAGTTACATTTGGTCCTAAAGCCGTTAAGATAACTTATCCAACTGTAGGAAACTGGTTGGCTAAGCGTTCAAAGTAA
- a CDS encoding ABC transporter permease, producing MFWVMTVKDLKLMLRDRKALLITVLMPAILTTILGFSIGAFFDNEIQLDPAKVAVVSNANLEVDAKKLQTFFNQQVVQMGVNEIEMLEQVVELNFEKLFLNDVLLSETIQQFIEYEQMSFEEAKKRLNEGSLTAVIIIPEHFHYDLWLSFFTPFRNEVQISILKTTENELKAGIVEMIVKGFTDHLSVGVIGKQVLLEKAAEFNVAEAAYEELGQFMESMMTIQLDETMIEGAAIEGREKITSFHYYAVAMGAMFMLYSAGFAASYCVNERFLLTFARIRTAGVSIVHILGGRMLSCTIFTFLQLAVLIGFSTLLFQISWGSMFVIMPLTMIASLTVGCLAVLLSVINLQAANDRTSNLFQSAIIPLMALIGGSFVPSGGFPEFFRVLGDKTMNGATLNGFLKSMQGFSLGEVQGDLSILIIYSFVFLVVAAFLVKLKEV from the coding sequence ATGTTTTGGGTGATGACGGTAAAGGATTTAAAGTTGATGTTGAGGGATCGGAAAGCATTGCTTATTACAGTTCTTATGCCTGCGATATTAACAACAATTTTAGGTTTTTCCATTGGGGCGTTCTTTGATAATGAAATCCAGTTAGACCCAGCAAAAGTGGCAGTTGTTAGCAATGCTAATCTAGAAGTAGATGCAAAAAAACTGCAAACTTTTTTTAATCAACAAGTTGTCCAAATGGGAGTAAATGAAATAGAAATGCTAGAACAAGTAGTAGAGCTTAATTTTGAAAAGCTTTTTTTGAACGATGTTTTATTGAGTGAGACGATCCAACAATTTATAGAGTACGAACAGATGTCCTTTGAAGAAGCAAAAAAAAGGTTAAATGAAGGTTCGCTAACTGCAGTAATCATCATTCCAGAACACTTTCATTATGATCTGTGGCTGAGCTTTTTTACGCCGTTCCGAAATGAAGTTCAAATCAGTATCTTGAAAACTACCGAAAATGAACTTAAAGCTGGGATTGTTGAAATGATTGTGAAAGGTTTTACTGATCATTTATCTGTAGGTGTAATTGGGAAGCAAGTATTATTAGAAAAAGCTGCTGAATTTAATGTGGCAGAAGCTGCTTATGAAGAACTAGGGCAGTTTATGGAGAGTATGATGACGATCCAATTAGATGAGACAATGATTGAAGGAGCAGCTATCGAAGGGAGAGAAAAAATAACGAGCTTTCATTATTACGCAGTTGCTATGGGGGCGATGTTTATGCTATATTCTGCAGGGTTTGCCGCTAGCTACTGTGTCAATGAACGTTTTTTATTGACGTTTGCTAGAATTAGAACAGCTGGGGTTTCAATCGTTCATATTTTAGGCGGAAGAATGTTATCATGTACGATTTTTACCTTCTTACAGTTAGCGGTGTTAATTGGCTTTTCAACACTACTCTTTCAAATTTCTTGGGGCAGTATGTTTGTGATCATGCCTTTAACAATGATTGCTAGTTTAACAGTTGGATGTTTAGCCGTTCTCCTTTCAGTCATTAATTTACAAGCTGCCAATGATCGTACTTCAAACTTATTTCAATCAGCAATAATTCCATTAATGGCGCTAATTGGCGGAAGTTTCGTTCCGAGCGGTGGATTTCCTGAATTTTTTAGAGTGCTAGGAGATAAAACAATGAATGGAGCGACATTAAATGGTTTCTTAAAGTCGATGCAAGGTTTTTCCCTTGGAGAAGTTCAAGGTGACTTGTCCATTCTAATTATTTATAGCTTCGTTTTCTTAGTAGTGGCAGCTTTTCTAGTAAAGCTGAAAGAGGTGTAA
- a CDS encoding HesB/YadR/YfhF family protein: MQFTISEKAVELYKQEMDLKKGDSLRLYVRVGGCGSGGFSVGITKDQPSPTSFITEVNDIQLFVNEEDFWYLNGMTIDFDPDLNYVTFENPTITDLDNPNS, translated from the coding sequence ATGCAATTTACGATTAGCGAAAAAGCTGTTGAATTATACAAACAAGAAATGGATTTAAAAAAGGGAGATTCGTTACGATTATACGTTCGTGTTGGAGGTTGTGGGTCTGGTGGCTTTTCTGTAGGGATCACGAAAGACCAACCTTCTCCTACTTCTTTTATAACCGAAGTTAATGACATTCAATTATTTGTTAATGAAGAAGATTTCTGGTATTTAAACGGGATGACAATTGATTTTGATCCAGATTTAAACTATGTAACATTTGAAAATCCAACTATCACTGACCTAGACAACCCAAATTCATAA
- a CDS encoding response regulator transcription factor translates to MINVLIVDDQPIVRDGLRMLVQSMEKMNVVAVASNGQEGIEACLLYKPDVVLMDIKMPILNGVQATKKIIENQPEIKIIILTTFNDDEFIFEALSYGASGYLLKDAGAEKIEEAIQETYNGGAMIQPNVAQKVIHRFQEIHANVKPLDERLKLLTNRELDILKRIGEGKNNDEIACELFITKGTTKNHISNLLTKLDLRDRTQLAIFALKNDLI, encoded by the coding sequence ATGATTAATGTACTAATTGTCGATGATCAGCCAATTGTTAGGGATGGATTAAGAATGCTTGTACAAAGTATGGAAAAGATGAATGTTGTGGCAGTAGCTTCTAATGGCCAAGAAGGAATTGAAGCCTGCTTGCTCTATAAACCTGATGTTGTATTAATGGATATTAAAATGCCGATCTTAAACGGCGTCCAAGCGACAAAAAAAATTATTGAAAATCAACCTGAAATCAAAATTATCATTTTAACGACGTTTAATGATGATGAATTTATTTTTGAAGCTTTATCATATGGTGCCTCAGGATATTTACTAAAAGATGCCGGAGCAGAAAAAATAGAGGAGGCAATCCAAGAAACGTATAATGGCGGTGCTATGATTCAGCCCAACGTTGCTCAAAAAGTCATTCATCGTTTTCAAGAAATACATGCAAACGTGAAGCCCCTAGACGAACGGTTAAAGCTTTTAACAAATCGAGAGCTTGATATTCTTAAACGTATTGGTGAAGGAAAAAATAATGATGAAATTGCTTGTGAGCTTTTTATTACGAAAGGTACGACTAAAAATCATATTAGTAATTTACTAACAAAATTAGATTTAAGAGACCGAACCCAATTAGCTATTTTTGCGCTGAAGAATGATTTGATATAA
- a CDS encoding sensor histidine kinase yields MRKLLNFIKIVLSMLLFFISLQYEQASPERTTLLIVLFTLFLGWGLIRARLGSFFWLFYIDAILLLLLDYQSRFVVNYFIHSIYFLLIIEAGIVLRRKYLNRTIIPIMIVALSKYIYLLYFQLNARSLSEALFHLFALLFMLSLFHYVQLQKEAQAKHELLYKELLSTHRQLKSYMEEAEQVTVLRERNRIGREIHDSVGHELTALIMQLEMSLLSMKHSKTTAEVETLVLKARDTARSCLSETRNAVYTLNDEHVQFLEAIKTLVHKLKHDQRFEAELSIDSEVEELNFSEEENKTLYRVIQEALTNAMRHSATKGASISIQLDQRGCLVFIIKNSVVTNHWKDGFGISNMKSRLDSLGGSITVMIQDREFITRGELPLAGRIKE; encoded by the coding sequence TTGAGGAAACTTCTAAATTTCATTAAAATTGTTCTTTCAATGCTGTTATTTTTTATAAGCTTACAATATGAACAAGCATCTCCTGAACGGACCACACTATTAATTGTTCTTTTTACACTATTTTTAGGTTGGGGACTTATTCGAGCGCGTTTAGGCTCTTTTTTTTGGTTATTTTATATTGATGCCATTCTTTTACTGTTATTAGACTATCAATCTCGCTTTGTCGTAAATTATTTTATTCATTCGATTTATTTTTTACTCATAATTGAAGCGGGTATTGTCCTTAGGCGTAAGTATTTAAATAGGACAATCATTCCGATTATGATCGTGGCTCTCAGTAAATACATATATTTACTTTATTTTCAGTTAAATGCCAGAAGTTTATCTGAAGCGTTATTTCATTTATTTGCGCTCCTCTTTATGCTGTCACTGTTCCACTATGTTCAGCTTCAAAAAGAAGCCCAGGCGAAACATGAATTATTATACAAAGAACTACTCAGTACCCATCGGCAGTTAAAAAGCTATATGGAAGAAGCTGAACAAGTGACGGTTTTACGAGAACGAAATCGAATCGGGAGAGAAATTCATGATTCTGTTGGCCACGAATTGACAGCCCTAATCATGCAGCTTGAAATGAGCTTACTCTCTATGAAGCATTCGAAGACCACTGCTGAGGTCGAAACACTAGTTTTAAAAGCTAGGGATACGGCCAGAAGCTGTTTGAGTGAAACACGAAATGCAGTTTATACGCTGAATGATGAGCATGTTCAGTTTTTGGAAGCTATTAAAACTTTAGTACATAAATTAAAACATGATCAAAGATTTGAAGCAGAGTTGTCGATTGATTCAGAAGTAGAAGAGCTCAATTTTTCAGAAGAAGAAAATAAGACACTTTACCGAGTTATTCAAGAGGCACTAACCAATGCGATGCGTCATAGTGCAACAAAGGGGGCATCAATTTCTATCCAACTTGATCAAAGAGGGTGCCTTGTCTTTATAATTAAAAATTCTGTTGTAACAAATCATTGGAAAGATGGTTTTGGTATTTCAAATATGAAGTCTAGACTTGACTCTCTCGGAGGATCAATAACAGTCATGATCCAGGATAGAGAATTCATTACTAGAGGCGAGCTACCATTAGCTGGGAGGATAAAGGAATGA
- a CDS encoding CapA family protein — protein sequence MKKYVLTVSLLLILIFLFVGFVYIGQGFIQKADPEVEEIALVDKEEELVKDKTVEVEEPKIKVEIFQATIAGVGDILIHESLYKDAKLADGTYDFKPKLELVKPFIQQADVAFANQETMLGGAELGLSGYPMFNSPYEVGDALIDAGFHVVSIANNHTLDAGEKAILNAIDYYNTNNLMYTGAYKSEEDREQIRVLLRNGINFSFLAYSYGTNGIRIPSGKGYLINLIDVDKINEDIIRAKEASDVVVLSLHFGNEYEPLPNELQKMLANEFAKTGADIIFGHHPHVLQPIEWIEQEDGRKTFVAYSLGNFLSAQKGIEREIGGIAQIEVIKTVEGDEVSIDLQDPRFLPVFTYKKNWRQYKLYPLHEIYDDNILVDAQAHLEKTKKHISQWMPELRFDFD from the coding sequence ATGAAAAAATATGTTTTAACAGTGTCATTATTACTAATCTTAATTTTCTTATTTGTCGGCTTTGTTTATATAGGACAAGGTTTTATTCAAAAGGCTGATCCGGAGGTAGAAGAGATTGCATTGGTAGATAAAGAAGAAGAGCTAGTGAAAGATAAAACTGTTGAAGTAGAAGAACCTAAGATTAAAGTTGAAATTTTTCAGGCAACCATTGCTGGTGTTGGCGATATTTTAATTCATGAATCGTTGTATAAAGATGCAAAACTAGCAGATGGAACATACGACTTTAAACCTAAGCTAGAGCTTGTTAAGCCATTTATTCAACAAGCAGATGTTGCTTTTGCTAACCAAGAAACGATGTTAGGTGGAGCGGAATTAGGTTTATCAGGCTATCCGATGTTTAACAGTCCTTATGAGGTTGGCGATGCGTTAATCGACGCTGGGTTTCATGTTGTTAGTATCGCAAACAATCATACGTTAGATGCTGGTGAGAAGGCGATTTTAAATGCAATTGACTACTATAATACTAATAATCTTATGTACACAGGGGCGTATAAATCAGAAGAAGATCGTGAACAAATTCGTGTTCTGTTGCGTAATGGAATAAACTTTTCATTTCTTGCGTATTCTTATGGTACAAATGGGATAAGAATTCCAAGTGGGAAAGGTTATTTAATTAATCTAATTGATGTAGATAAAATTAATGAAGACATCATTAGGGCAAAAGAAGCTTCTGATGTCGTTGTACTGAGTCTTCACTTCGGTAATGAGTATGAGCCGCTACCTAATGAGTTACAAAAAATGCTTGCAAATGAATTTGCAAAAACAGGGGCAGATATAATTTTTGGACATCATCCCCATGTTCTTCAACCGATAGAATGGATTGAACAAGAGGATGGCAGAAAAACTTTTGTTGCATACTCTTTAGGGAATTTTTTATCCGCTCAAAAAGGGATTGAACGAGAAATTGGTGGTATCGCTCAGATAGAAGTAATAAAAACAGTTGAAGGTGATGAAGTTTCTATCGATTTACAAGATCCGCGCTTTTTACCTGTCTTTACTTATAAGAAAAATTGGCGTCAGTACAAGCTTTATCCACTGCATGAAATTTATGATGATAACATCTTAGTAGATGCACAAGCACATTTAGAAAAAACAAAAAAACATATCTCTCAATGGATGCCTGAGCTAAGGTTTGATTTTGATTAA
- a CDS encoding ABC transporter ATP-binding protein gives MLRVENLTKTFKNVSAVKEINFELREGEILGFLGPNGAGKSTTISMISTLLKPTEGDILLEGASTVNNPSPLRKVLGVVPQDIALYPDLTGYENLVFFGKIHGLKKVELTRRVAEILETIGLTDRAHEKLGTYSGGMKRRINIGAALLHKPRILIMDEPTVGIDPQSRNHILNTVKELNTKGMTILYTSHYMEEVELLCDRIYIMDHGAIIASGTKQQLKELISEANTITLTVDIAMESFTEALKSHSKIKAVLCEDKTYTIALENYDSSILKAIASIGEENQTKIESIQLKSPSLEDVFLQLTGRGLRN, from the coding sequence ATGTTAAGGGTTGAGAATTTAACAAAAACGTTTAAGAATGTTAGTGCTGTTAAGGAGATTAATTTTGAGTTAAGAGAAGGTGAGATATTAGGCTTTTTAGGTCCTAATGGTGCCGGGAAATCAACAACGATTTCGATGATATCAACTTTACTAAAGCCAACAGAAGGTGATATTTTACTAGAGGGAGCAAGTACAGTAAATAATCCTAGCCCACTTCGAAAAGTACTTGGTGTCGTGCCACAAGATATTGCTCTTTACCCAGATCTGACTGGTTATGAGAATTTAGTTTTTTTTGGAAAAATTCATGGTTTAAAGAAAGTTGAGCTAACTAGGAGAGTTGCTGAAATATTAGAGACAATCGGTCTTACGGACAGAGCCCATGAGAAGCTAGGGACGTATTCTGGTGGAATGAAACGGCGGATTAATATCGGAGCGGCTTTATTACACAAACCAAGAATTTTAATTATGGATGAACCGACTGTTGGTATTGATCCGCAATCGAGAAATCATATTTTGAATACGGTGAAGGAGCTTAATACAAAAGGGATGACGATTTTATATACAAGTCATTACATGGAGGAAGTAGAACTACTTTGTGATCGCATCTACATTATGGACCACGGTGCAATTATTGCAAGTGGAACGAAACAGCAATTAAAAGAACTAATTTCAGAAGCTAATACAATCACGTTAACCGTTGATATCGCTATGGAAAGCTTTACAGAAGCGCTAAAATCCCATTCGAAAATAAAAGCAGTCCTTTGTGAAGATAAAACATACACGATCGCGCTTGAAAACTACGATTCTTCAATACTAAAGGCAATTGCCAGTATCGGTGAAGAAAATCAAACAAAAATCGAAAGTATCCAATTAAAATCCCCATCCCTAGAAGATGTATTCTTACAACTGACAGGAAGAGGGCTTAGAAATTAA
- a CDS encoding ribonuclease H-like YkuK family protein, which translates to MDNDLLFYNTTADEMTFEDVFTHLVQFIKSDPQNFYRMAIGTDSQVHPHGTKFITSIHLHRIGKGVWGCLKKEIIPRRITSLKEKIYLETMYSQEVAAQFTEDHITRLIELLIPHADHGADLAFEVHLDIGKKGKTKYLIDEMTEQILAIGLQPKIKPNSYAASSYANKYTK; encoded by the coding sequence ATGGATAACGACTTATTGTTTTATAACACTACAGCTGATGAAATGACATTTGAGGACGTTTTCACTCATTTAGTCCAGTTTATAAAAAGCGATCCACAGAATTTTTACCGAATGGCAATCGGAACTGACTCACAAGTTCACCCTCATGGTACAAAGTTTATTACGTCAATCCATCTTCATCGGATTGGAAAAGGGGTCTGGGGTTGTCTAAAAAAGGAGATCATACCGAGAAGAATTACGTCATTAAAAGAGAAAATCTATTTAGAGACGATGTACAGTCAAGAGGTGGCAGCCCAGTTCACCGAAGATCATATTACAAGATTGATTGAACTACTAATTCCCCATGCAGATCATGGTGCTGACCTTGCCTTTGAAGTCCACTTAGATATTGGTAAAAAAGGAAAGACAAAGTATCTGATTGATGAAATGACTGAGCAAATTTTGGCGATTGGGCTTCAGCCGAAAATTAAGCCCAATTCGTATGCTGCATCCTCTTATGCTAACAAATACACGAAATAA
- a CDS encoding ABC transporter permease has translation MKALLWGRIVHLNYNYKVYLLMFVLPIIFFLAFGLTAQESKVNIIITDEEETAFSEKIITELSESKPFNVHVLSRDSLYRNISEGNSEVGLIIEKGSFEEGRALKLVKIKDSVAIASFEGTLRSVIQKVQYEKTLTIEIVNVISSLNKNDPIDAVYSHVSNSVNEKLNGKMPIRTVVNDQISEGFAYDHQLQVMLGFMLFFTIYTIMFSIGEIMNDKKHGVWNRLIISPLTKLQLYFGNFLFSFTIGFAQMLLLILLSKFIIGINWSEQLILVFIILACYIFSIMAIGMFLVSVSKNIQQLNSIVPIIAVSMAMLGGAFWPMEIVTAKALVLLSKINPVTYGMQAIKDVVILDGSWNSIVVPCAILLLIGLIFMSIGVRLMEHKTDE, from the coding sequence ATGAAGGCATTATTATGGGGGAGAATTGTTCATTTAAATTATAACTATAAAGTTTATCTACTTATGTTTGTTTTACCAATAATCTTCTTTTTAGCCTTCGGTTTAACAGCTCAAGAATCTAAAGTGAATATAATCATTACGGATGAAGAGGAAACAGCATTTTCTGAAAAGATAATTACTGAGTTAAGCGAATCAAAACCATTTAACGTTCATGTATTAAGCCGTGATTCACTTTATCGTAACATTAGTGAAGGTAATTCTGAAGTCGGATTGATTATTGAGAAAGGGAGCTTTGAAGAAGGTAGAGCTTTAAAACTAGTAAAAATTAAAGACTCAGTTGCCATTGCTTCGTTTGAGGGAACACTTCGTTCAGTCATTCAAAAAGTGCAGTATGAAAAAACGTTAACAATAGAAATTGTAAATGTAATTAGTAGTCTAAATAAAAATGATCCAATAGACGCAGTATATTCTCATGTTTCAAATAGTGTTAATGAAAAATTAAATGGAAAAATGCCTATTAGAACTGTTGTAAATGATCAAATTAGTGAAGGTTTTGCATATGATCATCAACTTCAGGTCATGCTTGGTTTTATGTTGTTTTTTACAATTTATACGATCATGTTCTCGATTGGTGAAATAATGAATGACAAAAAGCATGGTGTTTGGAACCGCTTGATCATTTCGCCATTGACGAAGCTTCAATTATATTTTGGGAATTTCTTGTTTAGTTTTACAATTGGTTTTGCTCAGATGCTTTTGCTCATATTACTTAGCAAATTTATCATTGGTATAAACTGGAGTGAGCAATTAATTCTTGTTTTCATCATTCTAGCTTGTTATATTTTCTCAATTATGGCGATTGGTATGTTTTTAGTATCTGTCTCTAAAAACATACAGCAATTGAATTCGATAGTTCCAATTATTGCGGTAAGTATGGCTATGCTGGGCGGTGCATTTTGGCCAATGGAAATAGTGACGGCAAAAGCGCTCGTTCTTTTATCGAAAATTAACCCAGTCACATATGGAATGCAAGCAATTAAAGATGTGGTCATACTAGATGGAAGTTGGAATAGTATTGTTGTACCTTGTGCGATTTTACTTTTAATTGGTTTGATTTTTATGAGTATCGGAGTACGGTTAATGGAACACAAAACAGACGAATAG